The following coding sequences lie in one Arachis hypogaea cultivar Tifrunner chromosome 4, arahy.Tifrunner.gnm2.J5K5, whole genome shotgun sequence genomic window:
- the LOC112796208 gene encoding putative wall-associated receptor kinase-like 11 produces MIIEEAVWESESAELADLTNLKFTAVLAWEIVDSSLELPDNCQNSYITSSERSHSGRTCNCYDGFVGNPYIPGGCIKVIKGISSNCESETIHHRGSVYLGLATILASVVGSIILLLRSWWLHKVVRKRVAKKRKEKNFKQNGGLLLQQRLSTGEVSVEKVKHLSLKDLEKATDSFNVNRVLGKGGQGTVYKGMLVDGQIVAVKKFKVEGNVEEFINEFVILSQINHRNVVKLLGCCLETEIPLLVYEFIPNGNLFQYLHDQNEDLPMTWEMRLRIATEVAEAIFYLHSAASQPIYHRDVKSTNILLDGKYRAKVADFGASKMISLEDTHLTTAVQGTFGYLDPEYFHTSQLTEKSDVYSFGVVLVELLTGQKPISSSRTEEAKSLSHYFLCSMEENRVFDIIDERVTKEGEKEHIIAVANLAYKCLELNGRKRPSMKEVASELYRILKLEMKPSTQQNIEETEFAGIEEYQSWAASSVSDTGSNSTLSNTIPTSKSEIIMPIFFK; encoded by the exons ATGATTATAGAAGAAGCTGTTTGGGAGTCGGAGAGTGCTGAGCTGGCAGACTTAACCAATTTAAAATTCACCGCGGTGCTTGCGTGGGAGATTGTGGACTCAAGTTTGGAACTGCCTGATAACTGCCAAAACAGTTATATCACATCTTCGGAACGGAGTCACTCAGGTCGCACATGTAATTGCTACGACGGTTTCGTTGGCAATCCTTACATTCCGGGAGGCTGTATTAAAGTTATTAAAGGGATATCTTCAAATT GTGAAAGTGAAACTATTCATCACCGCGGATCGGTATACTTAGGTTTAG CAACAATTTTGGCAAGCGTCGTAGGATCCATCATATTACTCCTTCGTTCGTGGTGGTTGCATAAAGTTGTAAGAAAAAGAGTAGCAAAGAAACGCAAAGAAAAAAACTTCAAACAAAATGGAGGATTGTTGCTACAACAGAGATTGTCCACGGGTGAAGTTAGTGTTGAAAAAGTTAAACACTTGAGCCTGAAGGATTTGGAGAAAGCCACAGACAGCTTTAATGTGAACAGAGTACTTGGAAAAGGAGGCCAAGGTACTGTCTACAAGGGCATGCTTGTTGATGGTCAAATTGTAGCAGTTAAAAAGTTCAAAGTTGAGGGAAATGTTGAAGAATTCATCAACGAATTCGTCATTCTTTCACAAATTAACCATAGAAATGTGGTTAAGTTGTTAGGGTGTTGTTTGGAGACAGAAATTCCTCTGCTTGTTTATGAATTCATTCCTAATGGTAATCTCTTCCAATATTTGCATGACCAAAATGAGGACTTACCAATGACATGGGAAATGCGTTTGAGAATTGCCACTGAAGTTGCAGAAGCTATATTTTATTTACACTCTGCTGCTTCTCAACCCATTTATCATAGAGATGTGAAATCAACAAATATTTTGTTGGATGGAAAGTACAGAGCAAAAGTAGCTGATTTTGGAGCATCTAAAATGATTTCTCTTGAAGATACTCACCTCACAACCGCAGTTCAAGGAACCTTTGGCTATTTAGATCCCGAATACTTTCATACAAGTCAATTAACAGAGAAAAGTGATGTGTATAGTTTCGGAGTAGTTCTTGTCGAGCTTCTAACCGGACAAAAACCAATATCATCGTCGAGAACGGAAGAAGCCAAAAGTTTGTCTCATTATTTTCTTTGTTCTATGGAGGAAAATCGTGTATTTGATATCATTGACGAAAGGGTGACAAAAGAGGGGGAGAAAGAGCATATAATTGCAGTTGCTAATCTTGCATATAAGTGCTTGGAGTTAAATGGGAGAAAAAGACCTAGTATGAAAGAAGTTGCAAGTGAACTATATAGGATCTTGAAATTGGAAATGAAGCCTAGCACACAACAAAACATTGAAGAAACTGAGTTTGCTGGAATTGAAGAATATCAATCTTGGGCTGCATCTTCTGTTTCTGATACAGGTTCAAATTCAACTCTAAGCAACACAATACCCACTTCAAAGTCAGAGATAATAATGCCTATTTTCTTCAAATAA